The following is a genomic window from Candidatus Polarisedimenticolaceae bacterium.
CGAGGTTCGGGTAGTTCTTCTCGAGGAAGGCGTTGCCCTCGGAAGCGATTCGCCCCTGGAGCTGGGTCAGCCCTTCGCCGTAGCCGTCGAAGAGCTTCTCGACCACGTCCATGCCGGAGACGACCTTACCGAGCGGCGAGAACCCCTGCTTGTCGAGGCTCGTGTTGTCCCGGAGGTTGATGAACATCTGGACCGAACGGCTGTTCGGCGCGGAGCTCTTCGCGAAGGTGAGGTACCCCTTCTTGTTGCTCTCCTTGACCGGATCGTCGGGAATGTTGGCCTTGAGCCACTTCGAGGCGATCGCGGGATCGCCGTGGATGCCGAATTGCACGACGAACCCGGGTACGACGCGGAAGAACTTCACATCGTCGAAATAACCGCTCTTGACCAAGTTGTAGAAACGGTCGGCGCCCTGCGGAGACCAATCGCGGGTCACCTCGATGACGAACGGACCCTTCGTCGTGTCGAACTTGGCCTTGAACGTCGCCGGCGCTTTCTCGGTCAGCTTGGCGGGATCCATGAGCTTCTCCGGGGTGGCCGCCAACGCGACTCCCAACGCGAGGGCCGCGACCGCGGCCGCGGCAGTTCCGATCTTCTTCCCACTCATCATGTCTCTCCTCTGTGGCAGCCCGGCATGCTACGCGCCGGGTGGAAAGCGCGCAACCGGCTGCGATTTGCTTGGGACCGCCCCGAACCTATATTCCCCGGGCGGACCTGTCGCTTCCGAGGTTCCCGGGGGGGTCGTAGGCCGCGGAGGCAGGACGTGGCCCAGCTCGACACCATGCTGCGCGCTCTCACCGATCGGGGAGCGCGCGAGCTCGTCTTCAAGGAAGGCGCCCAGCCGGCATTCCGCTACGCCG
Proteins encoded in this region:
- a CDS encoding peptidylprolyl isomerase; this translates as MSGKKIGTAAAAVAALALGVALAATPEKLMDPAKLTEKAPATFKAKFDTTKGPFVIEVTRDWSPQGADRFYNLVKSGYFDDVKFFRVVPGFVVQFGIHGDPAIASKWLKANIPDDPVKESNKKGYLTFAKSSAPNSRSVQMFINLRDNTSLDKQGFSPLGKVVSGMDVVEKLFDGYGEGLTQLQGRIASEGNAFLEKNYPNLDAIKKATIE